TGTCATAGAGCATGTTGCCCCAGCTTGCCTGCGGCTGTGGAATGCCTGCTCCGATGAAGCTCATGGCCGCCTCAACAAGAATCGCGTCGGCACACACGAAGGTGACCTCAACGATCCAAGCTCCTATGACGTTCAACGCGATGTTTCTCCATAGGATTCGAAAACTGCTGGCACCAAGATTCGTCAACACCTGCACATAGTTCTCGTTCATGTTGGTCAGCGTCGCTGAACGAACTATTCGCGCGACCATCGGAATGAAAACGATGGACAGCGAAAGAATGACGCTTCTCATGCTCTGTCCAAATGCACCGATGAACACGATGGCAAACAGGATTGCGGGGAATGCCATCAAGCCATCGCAGAAGCGCATCAGCAGATACCCGAGTTTGGGATAATAGGCCGAATAGAGACCAACGATAAAGCCGATGATTCCCGCTATGGCAGCGGCAGAGATGCCGACCGTCAACGATGCCTTGCCCCCAAGAAGCACTCTGGTGAAGGTGTCTCTTCCAACATTGTCGGTTCCCATCGGGTGTTGTGCGCTGGGTGCGAGCAACATGTTGGCTGTGTTCGTTGTAGTTCCATCCATATGCCCTAGCCATGGCAGAAGAATGCAAGCAAGAGCAATCGCCACCAGAAGCACTCCACCCACGAGAGCGCTTGGCGAGGTCATGAGCACCCTCCATGTGGAAGAAGCCTTGAGCAGCCTTGATGACCTCGTATTGGCAACAACATTGACTTCGGCCATAATCAGAACGACCTTTCTCGTATTCTTGGGTCAACGACTGCATACAGGACATCCGTTATGAGATTGACGATGATGAAGACCAAGGCGACAAAAATCATGATTCCCTGAATCATCTGGTAATCGCGTCGGAGAATCGAGTTGACCACCAACTGGCCGATGCCTGGAACGTCAAACACTGTTTCGACGACAATGGCACCGGCTATCAGCTCGCCGAACGATTGACCGATGATCGTGAGAATCGGAATCGAGGAATTCTTGAATGCGTGCACCCAAAGCTGGCGTGAACGCGTCAGACCTTTCGCGGATGCAGTTCTCATATAGTCACTGCCCAGGGCATCAATCATGGAGGATCGGGTCATGCGTGAGATAATCGCGATTTGCAACGTCGCCACAGAGACTCCAGGAAGAATCAAATGACTGAAGTATCCTGCCAAATCCTCGTTTGGATTGACGAAACCACTTGCAGGAAGCAGCTTGAGCTGCAGCACGAACAGGATCATCAGCAGCAGCCCCGCCAGAAAGCTTGGCAGTGAGGTGGTCAGCGTGGCAAAGGCCAAGACGATTTTATCGGCTATTCTTCCATGCTTGTCGGCTGCCAACACTCCCAAAGGAATTGCTATGACGAGTGAAATGGCTTCACCAAACAAAGCGACCGACAACGTTGGAAAAATATGGGACAGAATCGTTGTCGTCACTTGCTCGCCAAGAATGTAGGAATATCCCAGATTGCCATGAACAATGTTGATCATCCACTGCCACAGTTGAACGGGCAGACTCTGATTGAGTCCCATCTGCTGCCTGATTGCTTCAACCTGCGCCTGCGTGGCATCATTCCCAGCAACGACTCGTGCAGGATCGCCGCCGCTGAGGTGGGACAGTACAAACGCAATTATGCCAACGATGAATAACACAGGTATTGCGGAAAGCAATCGTTTCCCAACATATCTCCCCATACATCACTCCCTCGCTACTGCACTATGATGAACCTGCTCACAGCTTCAGATTGAAGCGAGCACGTCATCAAGCACCATGAGTCCTTTATCTACGTCATCGACAGTGGAATTCAATGGCGCGGCAAATCTCACCGCATCATGATCAGCACCGCAGCCCAGCAGAAGCAGCCCCTTGTCCAAGGCACGGTGAGACACTTCGTGGAAGACTTCAGCACCGCTCATGCCATCTTTCGAACCGAATTCAATGGCCAGCATCATGCCGACACCGCGAACATCGGCGATCCACGGGTATTTCTTCTGCAATTCAAGCAGCTTCGATTTGAAGTATTCCCCTAATTGCGCGGCATGTTCGACGATGTTGTGCTCTTCAAATTCGTCAAGCACTGCCAGACCTGCGGCACCTGCAACAGGATTGCCTCCAAACGTCCCTCCATGCATGCCTGGACGCCAGGTCTGCATGATGTTCTCTGTGGAGATCACTGCACTCATGGGAAAACCACCAGCGATGGCCTTGCCAACGGTCATGATGTCTGGAACAACCCCCGAATGCATGCTCGCAAACATCTTGCCCGTGCGGCCATAGCCGGACTGGATCTCGTCAAAGACGAGCATGATGCCATGCTTGGTGCAGATGTCGCGCAACCCTTTCAGGAAGCTTGGATCAGGAACCACATAGCCACCCTCGCCCTGAACCGGTTCCACATAGATGCATGCGACTTCATCGGGCGAAACGCAGTATTTGAAGAGCCGTTCAATTTCGCCAAGGCACCAGTCGGCACGCTGCTTCGCGTCGTAACCAGATGGGCATAAGTCCTTGGAAGGATAGGGCGTGAAATATACGCCACCCATCAGAGGCTCAATCCCCTTGCGATAGAAGGAATTTGAGGCGGTGATGCTGATTGCTCCAACGGTGCGGCCATGGAATGAACCTTTGAACGCTATCACCGCAGGACGTTTGGTGACGACACGAGCCAATTTGATGGCAGCGTCCGTTGCCTCTGCGCCACCATTGGCGAACAGAATCGAATTGAGGTCGCCAGGCGTGAATTGAGCAATCCGCTTGGCAAGCTTCAACGTCGTTGGATAGTTCACGACATTGAACGAAGCGGTTATCAGCTTATCGATCTGAGCCTTTGCCGCAGCGACAACCCTGGGGTGAGCATGACCGAGCGCATTCACCGCTATGCCCTGAACCCAATCGATATATCGCTTGCCCTTCACATCGGTCAGATACATCCCCTTGCCGGATTCAGCGACCAGGGTTGTCGCCTTCGAAAGTGCGGGGCTGAGAAATTGTTCATAGTCTTCAAATGTGATTGTTGAATCATCGAGTTCGTTGGACATATGAATGCGCTTCTTCCTGAATATGTTGTGGATTGATGCCTGTAAGACGCATTGTTCATGAGGGCGGAAGAATCAACAATGGATAATTCAGCACATACTGGTCAGTTGTTGGACATTGTGTCCTATCGGGACTTATGTAACACAATGACGAAATGTCATGAAGTGCCCACATTTTAGCTGCGATTACGGCTATTGCAGGCCTAGCAACCACGTAGGCATCGCTGTGACGCAACATTGTGAGCACCTCTGAACCAATATGAAGTTAACGTGATGTTGACATTTCTTCGTCACGCATGAACGAGCATGCTATCCACACTTTCACGCGTGCCGACTCATTCGCGAAATCCAGGCCAAGCAGTGATTCGAGCTTGCTCATTCGATTTTCGACGGTATGGCGGTGGACGGCGAGCCTTTTGGCAGCGGCTCCAACGTTGAATGCGGTGTAGAGCAGCTCCCTGAGCGTACGCATGAGCTGATTTTTCTCGTTCGTTGGCAGACTCCTCACCAGAGCGAACAGTTCAGAGGAATACGCTGCAGCGATCTCAGGACTCACCAGCTCATGTGGAGACAGGTCAATAATCGAATCATGGCTACCGATTCTTTTCATGCACAGGTCTTTCAGAGCGAGCTGAAAAGCATCTGGAGCTTCTGAAAAGGCCTTGATTGCGGCCGTGCCATAGAGGATTCGCTTTGAATTCGCAAGCAGGGCGCGAATGCGTTCGCTCTGGTCGACGGGAACAAGAATCCAGTAATAGTCGTGGAACTTCCCGAACAGCGCTCCATCGTCGGCTATGTCATCTGAAACGCTTGACGTGAAGTCGCTCTGCGTTGATTGTGGGTCTATGCAGAGTAGGGTCATCGGGAATGATACGGCATTCTTATGGAGCTCGTGGAAAAGCAATGACGCGAGATCCACGTTGCCACCGGCCAACTGTTCAACAGCGAGATTGCCGATGCGCATTCTTCTCTTGCGCTCTTCGATCCGAGACGGCAGACTCCAGGCCAGTGCATCGGCAGCGGAGATACCCACTGCTCGAGCTATGCTGCTATCGCTATTGCCTTGAGACGATACGATAACCGTTCCCAATCGTTGTCTGCCGTCCTCAACGATACAGAGATAATATCGGTTTCTTCCTTTTGATATGCAGAAACACGTCTTTGCACTGTTGCTATGCTGTTCCTCCTGCTGAATCATCAGCAGGGAAAGGTGCATGGCCTGCTGGGACTTGCTTGCATCGGAAATCGAAACGATGCCTCCCTTGGGATTGACGAAAGCCGACCATCCATGTGCCCTTCTTGCGCTTTCCCTGACGACTGACTCGATGACATTCTCGCTATCTGTCGCACGGAACAGTTCGCGCTGCACGCTATACATGACGCGCTGGATGCCTTCGCTTTCCTCAGCCTGCCGATGCAGCACGGTCTTTACAATTTCGGAAAAGTTCACCTCTTCAGGTACTTCGAACAGCATGATATGGTATTCCATCGCCGCCTGAAGCATGGCTTTGGGAATCGTTGGATGCTTCATCTTGAGGCCAAAGCCGATGGCAATGACTCCGGCGTGAGCGAGCGTGGACATATACTCTAACCACAAGGTCTCGTACGCATGCTGAACATCGTCCACATCGGCGGGCAGGCCGAGCTTGCGCAAGTCACGTTTCAGCAAGGAAATGTCGTTGGCATTCTGCATGCTCTCCAAAGGAAAGTTCGTAGAACAGGTAAGCAGAATCTCACCTTGTTCGGCAAAGCTGGCCGCGTTGATCACATCAGTCGGATGTACCCAAATAATCCCCTGCTCCATGGCATTGTTCCCACCGTCATATGCCACTGTTAAGTGTAATTCTGGTACATCAAGTAGTTGTCTGCAAGTAAATACCATAATTCAATGATTGCCAGAATCGATATCCGTTTCATTGCTTGAAGGTTAAAGGCAGATTATATTTTTTCCGCTCATAGCTCGTCTTGATGAATCACCTGTTCGTTGGATAAAGCCGAGCGACGGAGTTTCCATGACAGTCCCGAGTAAGGTGACCATGTAGTGTGGCCATCTGCTGATGGCTTGTGATCAGGCTGTGCAGTGTAGTCATGCTGAGAAGTTATGCCGTGAATTCACGACGTAGGGCAATTGAAAAGAGAAACAATGGTTTGGCATACCGGCAAGAACTTTGACGGGACTATGGAGAGCACTTCACAACGATTCGCACAGGCCTCGGAAACATCCGGGGCGGACAACACTCGCGTCATCACACCCACAGAACCCGTGGCCTCCGAGCCCGGGCCCGAGATAACGGCAGTCCTGCCGCCGAGCGACAACGTTCCACTGAATCGCAACGATGCACTCGACAGTCATTCGTTCGATCAGCGGCCGTGGTCGAAGCTGGCCATAGCATCCTTGATCTTAGGCTTGGTTTCGTTGCCTTTCGGCTTCTCCGCTTCGACGGCTTCATTCTCGGCGTTCATGGCGCTCGTTGGGTTCGTTCTTGGCATCGTGGGGCTTGTGCTCATGCTCCGTAGGAAAAACAGGTACAGCACTCTTCTGGCAAAGCTTGCAATCATTCTGTGTCTGGTAATGGTGATCATTGCTTCTATGAACACTGCACCATCCACATCCACCACAGCTCAGACATCGACTTCAGCGAGCGCAGACGCCTCCAGATCAGCCCAGATTGCAGCGTCGGAAAAAGCAGCTCAGAAGGCAGAAAAGCTAGAAGCAGAGAAGGAACAAGCGGAGAAGCTTGACGAAGCAAAAAGCACTCTGACATCGAAGATTAACGAAGCCCGTGCTCTGCTTGATTCCTCGAACAACAATGTTGCGGATCCACAGACCCGCACTAACCTGACCGATGCCATCGATAAGGCGACTGCGACGAACTCAGACGATCCAGCACAGTACAATGATGCGCTTCAGCCTTTGCAGTCGGCGATGAATGCCGTCAATGGCAGCGTCGAACAGAAGAAACAGAATGATGCGGCAGCGCAGGCGGCACAGGCGGCGGCAGCAGCTCAGGCGAAGGCAGATGCTGATGCGGCAGCGCAAGCATCTGCACAAGCACAAGAGCAAGCGCCCGCACAGGCACAGGCTCCGGCTCCAGCAGATCCAGCTCCGCAGCAGCAATCCTCCAGAATAGTTAATGGCGGAGCGTTTTGTTCCCCAGAAGGTGCTACCGGACTCTCCACCGCAGGCAACACGCTCACATGCAAAATCGCTTCTGATGGAAGACTCCGTTGGAAGAAGTAATCCAATCTCCCTGGATTCAGAGGATTGAACTGAACTCTCCTCAAGCAAGAAATTACTTCACTAGGAAAGTACACGAATCAAGACCTTCTTATCGATAAAGAATTCTTTGCTATCACAGTTCAAATCATTGGGATTGCAAGATCTTTGCTCAAGCTCACTTGAGCTGAAGAATTCATTGTGATCTGCGTTGATGCTTCGCTTTCTGGCACTTGTTTCATTCCTACGGATGTTGAAACGAACCGGCACACCTCGTATATTGTGGTGCATGGATATTTTCATGATTCTCTTTTGGGTTGGACTCGTAGTCACGATCATCGGCGTGCTGATACTCGTGATGGGCGGAGTTTCCTTCCAAATGCGTGCGCTGTCAAACAAGAAGCCTTGGAACGGGCACACGCGCCCATTGCTGGGCTACGGCCTACTCACCTTCATCGTTGGCATCGGTATCTTCCTGCCTGGAATAATCCACTTGTACAATATGGCGTGATACAACACAGCCCCGCTTCGGCGGGGCTTCTTCTTGAATATGGATTGGGAGTACCCAGTCGGCATTTGGCTCGCATCTCGTTGGTGTGAGCCAAATATTTTATGATTCTTACCATGGCATTCCCAAAAGCTCGAGAAACTCTAATTCTTGGGATATATCTTTAATCCATATCCTTTCACTTTCCCCTGCTTATCCGCATGCATCTTGGTCTTAAGCAGATTCCATGCCCTGTTATCGTGGCCAGATTTGAGGTAGTGGTTACCTATCGGTCTGGCAAGCATATCGGCACTTCATAGGGAGAACGTTCCTAACCACTTGATCCGAAAGCCCTTGAATGATACTTTGTCCAATTTGAACAGTTATTTTGTCAGGGTAGGACTGGGTATTGAAAGAATTCTTTAGTTCGTTCTCTTTATTTCTTGTAGTTTCCACTCTCAACGCTGTCTTCCAGATAATCTCAGGGAGCGTCTCCATACCACAGTGGGCGCGCTTGAGTTTGAAGTTGAAGCCTAGGTGCCCCGCGATGGTTAGAGGTCACTAGATCATCTACTGAGGTTGTGCAGCACGGCACAGAAAAGTTTCTGGATGTATTCTTGGCGTTGAGAAGAGCGAAAGGCTGAATCATGGTAAATCAGGTACTGGGAGCATATTTAATAGGAGCAGTAATCGGGATATTACTGTTCATTCTTTGGTTGGTATTTCTGTATTTCTTCCTGAGCGCTGTAATTCGGCGTGGCATCGACACGTCAGTTCTCAGGGATCAGACCGACGAGCTTGAAGAATATCACCGTAACATGCTTTCGCTTGAATCGCAGAAGCTCGAGCTACTGAAGTATCGGGAGAATCCTTCTGTGCCGCAAGGAACCATTTCATATGCACCAAGTCAGCAGGCTCAGTAAGAGTCTTGCGTGGCAGTGAAAGGTGAGCGCTTGGAATCATTGGAGTCGCTGGCTTTTCTCGTTCGGATCTAGCAGCTTGACGGCTTCTGGTGTGAAACGCACGACGGGAGTTGAACCCGCGTAATTAGGTTAGAAAGCTATCGGCATCCAACGATGTTTCGGAAACTTGCTGATTTTGCTTCATCTTGAACCCAGTCATTCTTATTTCTGAGCTTATTTAGTGAGCAATACTATATATATGAACTTCGGCGCACTGTCAATACTTGGCTAGTTCATATATGTGATAGCTAGATTTATGCGATAACTAGATGTATTCGAGCGCTTTTTCGACCGAAAGTGTCAACAATGTTGCAGTCTATATACGAGTTCACCCGAAGGAACATGGAGTATCGCAAAAAGACCTCTTTGAGGTCATCGAATCTGCAACAGGCCACGGATCTAAGGGCTTTGTATCCGAACGTAAAAACGGACACTTTGCTTGATCAATCACGGAACTCGACATTATTGCCGATTTGATAGGCTGCACGAATTCGTTTGGGCTCATTCACGAGGTCGCAACTCACCAGTGAGCACAAAGAGTATTGCAGAATAATCATTAATTGTACTTTTTTATACATTTCGTATATCTTTTCAATCAGTATCGTTGCTGAGAGGAAAGAGAATTGATGCAAGCCAAGTTGATTGCTGTCATGGTTTCGCTTGTGGCCGTTCTCGCTCTGAGCGCCTGCGGGTCTACCCCGGATACGAGCACGGCTCAGGGAACGCCGGACACGACATCTCCCAGTTCAAGCATCGAGCCAGCGGCTCCTCTTGATCTGACCGGCACATGGGCATCCAAGAGCGATGATGCGTCGGACACGACCATGCAGGCGACCGTCAAGGACTCGACCATCGAAATCAACTGGGTGACACCAGACTCCACCTCGCTCTACTGGACGGGAAGCTACGAAGCGCCGACCGAGGCCACCGACACTTATTCCTGGACATCGCAGGGCGATACCGAGACCATGTCGTCCGCCTTGCTCGCCTCGCAGGACTCCACCAAGGACTTCACATACGAGAACGGAGAGCTCACCTTCGAGACCAGCGCCCTGGGAGCCACGAAGACGATACGTCTGCATCGTAATTAGATTAGAGAGAGAAAAACATGACAGACGCGCCAACACCCCAGCCCGCCCCGCTTCCCCCTTCGTTGGATTATCCGCCGCCCCAGCAGCCAGTACCCAACTCTGCGAAAAGTGGTTTTACCGTCACAGGGGCGCTCGCTGTCATCAGCATTGTCATATCGGTCATTGCTATCGTCGTAGCACTGAGCGTTTATGTCATCTTGAACAGATCCATAGCCGATACGCATACAAATCTAGCCGCCGCTTCATCCCATGCTGAATCATGTGACGAAGAACCATCAGGCGACGATGTGCCGTCTCCCGAACCAGAAATCAGCGACGCTGGGAAAATCGGTGACACCCAAGAAAACAATGGGATCACGATGAAGCTGTTAGAAGTTGGAGACTCTTCAACTATCAGCTATGACACCTGCGGTGATGGATGCAGCAGCAGAAAATATGCCCCAAAAGAGCCGGAAGCGGGTACGAAGTACTGGGTGGCGCGAGTAGAGATAACCAATTCCGGAAAGAAGTCCATAGATCTCACATGTGGTTATCCATTATCAATCAACGCGATAAGCGCAGAACAGCAGGAATACGACCGTGTAGACTCTCTTTACCAGGTCGAGGGAAACCCTGGATGCAGCTCGTCCCTCCAGCCTGAAATGACAGCCCAAGTCGCATACCCATTCATGATCCCAGCCGATACGCACATAGTTGGCATAGTTTGGCGCGGCGTTGACCCAGAGTCGTCAACGCAGTCTGAGGAAAGCTACTTCATTACAGATGACGACTACAAACTGTCCCGGTAGGCCATAGTCGTCTGCGCTCTCCAGCTCTGAGTTCGCCCATACATCCGCGAACGCCCTCGACATTACCGAAAGTATGCGTTTGCATCGTGATTAGAAAGAAGAGAACATGACAGACTCACCCACACCCCAGCCCGTCCAGCCGCCCTCCCCCGAGGGTTTTCAGCCGGTTCAGACATTCCACCCGCCGGAAAGGGCGTGACCGTTTCAGGGATCATTGCTCTCGTGCTCGGTATACTGAGTCTGCTTATCTGCTACATTCCCATTCTTAACAACGGGTCGGTGATACTTGGTGCCATAGGCGCGGTGCTTGGCATCGTGGCCGTTATCGCTACGCGCGCCAAGGGCAAGCGATCTGGCAGGATCATCGCCATCCTCGGTCTGGCACTTTCCGCAATCTCCATCATCGTCGCGCTAACCGTCCAGGCAGCGCTCAGCAAAGCAATCGACGACGCGTTCACCGGACCCACCGCGAGCGAGACCGCGTCAGGCAAGGCCAGCGAAGCGGGCAACAAGGAAACCGGGAAAGAGTCTGAAACGGCATTCGACGAGGCATACCTCACACACGGCCACATCAAGATCGCTGGCCTCACCAAGGCAGGCAACGACTACGACGGCAAACCCACCGTCATCGCCACCTACGAATGGACCAACACCGGCGACGACACCATGTTCATGACAGCCTTCAACACCAAGGCCTTCCAGAACGGGGCAAGCCTCAATCTTGCTATCTACCTCGATCATCCTGAAGGATACGACGCAAACGCAAGCATGACGACCCTCAAAAAAGGCACCACGCAGACCGTGACCGTCGCCTACGTCCTCACCGACGAGACCAGCCCCGTCACCATAGAAGCATCAGACTTCATCGGAGGAGACACCAAGATAGCCAAAGAATTCACCCTATAGCCGCGAGAGCTCCAAGCATTCCCATCAACCGTGCGTCTGCAGCGTGGTTAAATGAATTTTTGAGTGCGCAGCGTTCTTTGACGCCTGCATTGGAGGCCCCAGATTACCATTTCCTACCTCAGGTGCTGAGAATTTAGTACAAATTCGTGCCCTATGGATTTACAACATTACGAGAATATCTACCAACGTTCTCAAACATAATGAAGCGATATACTTGCTTCATATTCCGATAAAGAGTTAGGGAATGCATTAATTTCGATTCAAAAAATGTTGATGCCGTTCTGTGACAGTCATTGTGTTTGTCGGAGCAGGAAACTTTACAGTTTCAAAGAAGGGGACTGGATATATGAGTGAAGATGATTTCCCTTATGAAGGGAAAGAAGAGACAGAAAACGAAGAAACTCCATATTTGACTTTTGACGTAACAACATATCCTTCAGATTTGACGTTCCAAGTACTAGTTGACATGTGGAAATCGAAAGACATTATTATTCCCGAGTATCAAAGAAATTTTGTCTGGAACCAGAAACAAGCGTCACTCCTGATCGATTCCTTCTTGACGGGGCTACCGGTTCCTCAGCTCTTTTTTTACCGTGATGGGAATGATCAGTACCAGGTCATTGACGGGCAACAAAGACTGACAAGTATCATTTATTATATGGAAGGGTATTTTGGTCCAGAAAAGCCAAATGGCACCCGTAAGACCTTCAGACTAAGCGGCCTCGATGAGAAAGCACCCTGGTCAGGAAAATCATACCTTGAGTTAGCCCCCAAGTACCAGAGAAGACTCAGATCGAGCGTCATCAGGGTAATGAATGTTCAACAACTCAAACCTGGCAACGATGGTTCGAGTGCCTACTACATTTTCCAAAGACTGAACACAGGCGGCACACGCTTGAGCAGTCAGGAAATTCGAAACGTCGTATATCGCGGTCCATTCAATGATGGGCTCAAGGCACTCAACCGAGACAAAAACTGGAGAAAGCTTATAGGAAAATCTGACGAAGACAGGCGGCAAAAAGATACAGAACTTATATTACGAATCTTTGCACTTTCGTTTTATCGATCGGACTATAAAAAGCCACTGACAGAATTTTTGAACAAGAGCATTTCATCCAATAAAAATTCTTCAAGTTCTTCCACATTTGATTTCGATTTTCTGTTCCAGCGAGCTACAAAGATGGCCTATGAAACCTTCGGTGAAAAAGCCTTCTTCCCTCGCGGAAGACTGAATGTCGCGACCCTTGATTCGGTTATGTCTGTCCTAATTCGGAACTATGACGAATTGGATTTGCCTAACCTTTCACACAACTGGAAGCAACTGCAATTAGACGAAAAATTTATCGAAAGAACCACGACCAACACCACGGATGAAAAAACCGTACAGCTTCGTATACGCAGTGTTTTGAAATATCTGAGCAGCAAGCCTTATGAAGATGACGATTATGTATCAGCACGCTGAAACCGCCATTAAAGGCCTAAGAGTTGCATACCCATCAATAAAAGATCCCGCTCAACGAATCGCTTTTACCGGCATGGTAGTTGTTGCCGCAACCACGTCTTATGAAATCGAAATTCATGAAGCACTACTAAATTTTATCGATTCAAAACACAACGCCGTTCTTAGCACCTTCGCTCGAGAACAGTGGAATCAAATGAATGGACACATCTCTTATCCCGAACTAACGACCGGGTATTTAAAATACCTCGGAAATCAGTACTGTGACTATTTTAAGAATCTCAGCAGTTCCCAGGACAAAGCACAAACTGCAAACGGGCATCACATCATTAACAGTTATGCACAGGTAATACGAAATCGAAATAGTTTCGTTCATGGTGGGATGGAACATACATCAAATCTTACTTTCGAGGAGGCAATCAAATATTACAAAGAGGGGAAGTATGTGATTCAGTGGTTCAGCAATACACTGAAACACACCTTCGCCGAAAACAGTGAAGAGTAATCATTTCAACTCGAATTTCCTCTGCACGTCGCGCTCCACGAAGCACCTTGTAGAAACCTTTATCCCCCGTCGATGTAAGGGATTCATTCACGCTCGATAGCACAGTGAAGGTCACCATGGAATTCAGTCTGAACAGCCTAAAATTCTTGTCAGATGCTCAGCGCCGATGGAGCTTTTCGTTGTCTGCAAGCGCTGAAAAGATCTTGACTTTGTTAGGCACTTTCTACCTGTTATCAGTTTATTTATATAGCTCTTTGAGCTTTTGAACGTGGTCTGAATGCAAAGTGCGGGCTTGAGATAACTTTTCTTCGTATTCGTTCAGCGGTGCATCATCTGTAGTTATTCCGTTATCAACGTATTGTTGCCAGTATTGCAGGACATCAGGATCCCAATAGTTTTCTTCGGTCTTCCCACTCTGTCGAAGTTCGAGTTCCGTTGGAATTTGTGTTGTTTGAATTTCAGGCAACAGATCATTCTTTTTGATTGTTCTGCCCTTGTTAAGATGTTTGATCAGTTCGTTGAGCAACTGAACGATGCTTGAATAGTGGTCTTTTGCGAGCGTGATGTTCGCGCCATTATCGAGAGTTACAGCATAGCGATTATCGTCAATGCACTGGGGTATTTCGCTGTGCTGAACGGACATGATTTGATATTCTTCTGCTGTTTTGGTTGCCCATCCTGCCCCTGCCTCAAACATTGCGAAATCTGAATCTAAGAAGTTTGTGGACGTTACATACAGAACCAGAGCATTATGCTGGGTGAGGTTTAACCGTATTTGTTCATTTAGCGCTGTCGTATTCTTAGACAGGCTTGATTTATCTCTTGAAGAGGTGTAAAAGAATTCTTCCTCGGAAGCCCCGATGTGTCGCATATACTCATATATGAAATCAGACAGGCGCCTATCCCTACTCGCGTGCGATATGAAGATGATGTAGTCCTCTTTCGCGTGCAGTTTAGTTTCT
This Bifidobacterium sp. WK041_4_12 DNA region includes the following protein-coding sequences:
- a CDS encoding ABC transporter permease; amino-acid sequence: MAEVNVVANTRSSRLLKASSTWRVLMTSPSALVGGVLLVAIALACILLPWLGHMDGTTTNTANMLLAPSAQHPMGTDNVGRDTFTRVLLGGKASLTVGISAAAIAGIIGFIVGLYSAYYPKLGYLLMRFCDGLMAFPAILFAIVFIGAFGQSMRSVILSLSIVFIPMVARIVRSATLTNMNENYVQVLTNLGASSFRILWRNIALNVIGAWIVEVTFVCADAILVEAAMSFIGAGIPQPQASWGNMLYDSRTYIYSAWWMTVFPGLALAFTVFVINMLGDGLREVFDPKSRR
- a CDS encoding ABC transporter permease, coding for MGRYVGKRLLSAIPVLFIVGIIAFVLSHLSGGDPARVVAGNDATQAQVEAIRQQMGLNQSLPVQLWQWMINIVHGNLGYSYILGEQVTTTILSHIFPTLSVALFGEAISLVIAIPLGVLAADKHGRIADKIVLAFATLTTSLPSFLAGLLLMILFVLQLKLLPASGFVNPNEDLAGYFSHLILPGVSVATLQIAIISRMTRSSMIDALGSDYMRTASAKGLTRSRQLWVHAFKNSSIPILTIIGQSFGELIAGAIVVETVFDVPGIGQLVVNSILRRDYQMIQGIMIFVALVFIIVNLITDVLYAVVDPRIRERSF
- a CDS encoding aspartate aminotransferase family protein; the protein is MSNELDDSTITFEDYEQFLSPALSKATTLVAESGKGMYLTDVKGKRYIDWVQGIAVNALGHAHPRVVAAAKAQIDKLITASFNVVNYPTTLKLAKRIAQFTPGDLNSILFANGGAEATDAAIKLARVVTKRPAVIAFKGSFHGRTVGAISITASNSFYRKGIEPLMGGVYFTPYPSKDLCPSGYDAKQRADWCLGEIERLFKYCVSPDEVACIYVEPVQGEGGYVVPDPSFLKGLRDICTKHGIMLVFDEIQSGYGRTGKMFASMHSGVVPDIMTVGKAIAGGFPMSAVISTENIMQTWRPGMHGGTFGGNPVAGAAGLAVLDEFEEHNIVEHAAQLGEYFKSKLLELQKKYPWIADVRGVGMMLAIEFGSKDGMSGAEVFHEVSHRALDKGLLLLGCGADHDAVRFAAPLNSTVDDVDKGLMVLDDVLASI
- a CDS encoding helix-turn-helix domain-containing protein; translation: MEQGIIWVHPTDVINAASFAEQGEILLTCSTNFPLESMQNANDISLLKRDLRKLGLPADVDDVQHAYETLWLEYMSTLAHAGVIAIGFGLKMKHPTIPKAMLQAAMEYHIMLFEVPEEVNFSEIVKTVLHRQAEESEGIQRVMYSVQRELFRATDSENVIESVVRESARRAHGWSAFVNPKGGIVSISDASKSQQAMHLSLLMIQQEEQHSNSAKTCFCISKGRNRYYLCIVEDGRQRLGTVIVSSQGNSDSSIARAVGISAADALAWSLPSRIEERKRRMRIGNLAVEQLAGGNVDLASLLFHELHKNAVSFPMTLLCIDPQSTQSDFTSSVSDDIADDGALFGKFHDYYWILVPVDQSERIRALLANSKRILYGTAAIKAFSEAPDAFQLALKDLCMKRIGSHDSIIDLSPHELVSPEIAAAYSSELFALVRSLPTNEKNQLMRTLRELLYTAFNVGAAAKRLAVHRHTVENRMSKLESLLGLDFANESARVKVWIACSFMRDEEMSTSR
- a CDS encoding DUF5067 domain-containing protein → MTVSGIIALVLGILSLLICYIPILNNGSVILGAIGAVLGIVAVIATRAKGKRSGRIIAILGLALSAISIIVALTVQAALSKAIDDAFTGPTASETASGKASEAGNKETGKESETAFDEAYLTHGHIKIAGLTKAGNDYDGKPTVIATYEWTNTGDDTMFMTAFNTKAFQNGASLNLAIYLDHPEGYDANASMTTLKKGTTQTVTVAYVLTDETSPVTIEASDFIGGDTKIAKEFTL
- a CDS encoding DUF262 domain-containing protein, with the translated sequence MSEDDFPYEGKEETENEETPYLTFDVTTYPSDLTFQVLVDMWKSKDIIIPEYQRNFVWNQKQASLLIDSFLTGLPVPQLFFYRDGNDQYQVIDGQQRLTSIIYYMEGYFGPEKPNGTRKTFRLSGLDEKAPWSGKSYLELAPKYQRRLRSSVIRVMNVQQLKPGNDGSSAYYIFQRLNTGGTRLSSQEIRNVVYRGPFNDGLKALNRDKNWRKLIGKSDEDRRQKDTELILRIFALSFYRSDYKKPLTEFLNKSISSNKNSSSSSTFDFDFLFQRATKMAYETFGEKAFFPRGRLNVATLDSVMSVLIRNYDELDLPNLSHNWKQLQLDEKFIERTTTNTTDEKTVQLRIRSVLKYLSSKPYEDDDYVSAR